AATCGAATGGCCGTTTTAAGCCTACGCAAgggcccgttcggacaaataagccttagtggcttattttttgtccttattcaattttttttaatatctcttggcttattgtcatttttttgggtattattgcatcctcacgacaagagaaatctaaaaagtaaaattttttgaccgaaatccaattttttttgaataaagacgaaaaaattgacttattgatttacttttgtctttattcaaaaaaaaaattggatttcggtcaaaattttttactttttagattcctcttgtcgtgaggatgcaataattctcaaaaaaatgacaataagccaagtgatacgaaaaaaatttgaataaagacaaaaaataagccattttggcttatttgtccgaacacatTAACTCACCTCAAAATTTCTCCTTTATTTTTGCAGGTTCTGCTTGGATGGCACTTTCTCGTCCATTCATCGACTTCTGCATATGGGAATGGGACAATTTACCTCGAACGGTTCTCATGTACTATGCGAATTTCATATCCTCCCCAGAAGGTTATTTCCACACAGTCGTTTGTAACGCGGAAGAATTCCGCAACGCCACTGTGAATAGCGACCTCCACTTCGTATCTTGGGACAACCCTCCCAAGCAGCACCCCCAGTACCTCACCGTCAAGCACATGGCAAAGATGGTGGCCAGTAATGCCCCGTTTGCTAGAAAATTCCACATGGATGATCCGGTGCTCGACAAGATCGATTCTGAACTGTTGTTTCGCGGTCAAGACATGGTGGTCCCCGGTGGGTGGTGCATGAGAAGCAGGGAAAATGGGACCGATCCTTGCTCTGTAGTGGGTGATACCACATTCATCCGTCCTACTGCTGGTGCAAAACGGCTGCAAATGTTGATAAATTCGCTGTTATCAAGTGATAAATTCTGACCGAGGCAGTGCAAATAACAAATAGCTATTCAAAAGGCAGTTCTCATTTCAATACGCCAATACACATAATGAACCAATGATACAGGGGAAGATGGCACAATAAGGTAATTAGAAGTAGAACTTGTGCAGTTAAGGAAGGAGTGCTGAGAGAGTACCAATTCGACTTGTAGGCTAGAGCTAAGTCATGGGCGGGTGCGGAGGTAGGAGAGTGAAAACGTCTT
This DNA window, taken from Rhododendron vialii isolate Sample 1 chromosome 8a, ASM3025357v1, encodes the following:
- the LOC131298920 gene encoding beta-glucuronosyltransferase GlcAT14A-like; this translates as MYRNMRAKPLIVDSGLDMAKKAGILTTTQQRSVPTAFELVTGSAWMALSRPFIDFCIWEWDNLPRTVLMYYANFISSPEGYFHTVVCNAEEFRNATVNSDLHFVSWDNPPKQHPQYLTVKHMAKMVASNAPFARKFHMDDPVLDKIDSELLFRGQDMVVPGGWCMRSRENGTDPCSVVGDTTFIRPTAGAKRLQMLINSLLSSDKF